TCGTCGCATCCGGCACGCTCGCCGACAACCCGCTCTTCGCGGAACTGGACCAGCCGAAGATCGGGACGTTCCTCGCCGCCGGTCTACCCGCAGCCTTCGACGGCGTGCACTACTTCACCGGTCCCGCGCCGGAATTGGGCGCCGACAACCCCTGACAACCCTCCGGCTCCCGACGACCCGGATTCGGCGGGGTCGGATTCGCCGGGTTTGGATTCGGCGGGGTCGGGTCAGGCGGGTTCAGTGTGGATCGCCGTCGAGCTCCCGGAGAATGGTCTCCGTGTGCTCGCCGAGAGCGGGCACGGGACCCATGGGGAGTTCGACGTCGGCGAAGGTCATCGGCGGCAGCAACGCGCGGATCGGTCCGGCCTCGGTGTCGACATCGCGCCACCGATCGCGTTCGGACAGTTGAGGATGCGCGACCACACCGTCGAGTTCCCGGATCTCGGCCGCGGGAATTCCTGCGGCGGCGAGCTTCTCGTCGAGTTCGGCGGTGGTGAACCGTTTGGTCTCGACCGCGACGGCGGCGTCGACCTCCCCGCGCCGCTCGACCCTGTCGATGTTGGTGGCATAGCGCGGGTCGTCGGCCAGGTCGGGCCGCGACAGCACGTCCGCGATGAGAACCCGCCAGCCCCGGTCGTTCTGGACACCGATCAGGATCTCGCCGTCGCTGGTGGGATAACGGTCGTACGGGACGATCGCGGCGTGACCGACCCCCGACCGCGCGATCTGCCGATCGCCGTACAGCCGCATGTACATCGGATGCCCCATCCACTCCACCGTCGCGTCGAACATCGACACGGAGATCGAGGCACCCGCCCCGGTCGAACCGCGCCGCACGAGGGCACCGAGAATCGAGGTCAGCGCGTACATCCCGGCGGCGATGTCCGAGGTGGGGATGCCGGTCTTCGCGACCTCGTCGGCGCTACCGGTCACCGAGATCAAGCCGGCCTCGGCCTGCACCAGCATGTCGTAGGCCTTGCGCTCGCGATACGGACCGGCATCGCCGTAGCCGGACATGTCGACGACGATCAGGCCGTCGTGGTCGGCGCGCAGGTCGTCGGCGCCGAATCCGAGCCTGGCCGCTGCACCGGGCGCGAGATTCTGCAGGAAGACGTCCGACCGTGCGACCAGTCGGCGCAGCACGTCGCGCCCCGAGTCCGACTTCAGATCGAGGGACAACGACTCCTTGCCACGATTGAGCCAGACGAAGTGGGAGGCCAGACCGTGCACCACGTCGTCGTAGTTGCGGGCGAAGTCGCCCTCACCGACCCGCTCGACCTTGATGACCCGCGCACCCATGTCGGCGAGATGTCGGGTCGCCAGGGGCGCGGCGACGGCCTGCTCCAGCGCGACGACGGTGATCCCGGCCAGCGGGAGGGACAGGTGATCGGCATCCACCGGGCAACCATCGCCTTCCGGCCCCGGACCCGTCAACGTGATGCATCACCGGAGGCCATAGGCAGTTCCTCATCGTGTCTGAGTCGGACCCACTTTGAACATGAAGGCCGCCTCATGATCCGATGGAAGTTGATCGCCGCAACCGTCCGGCCCGTCGGCGGCATCATCTGGAGGTGAAATGACCACGATCGAGGTCACCGGCCATCGTCAACGCGAGGCCTGGGCGGAGAAGGTGCTTCCGCCGGTCGAGGAGGTCCGGCCCGGCCTGTGGTCCATCCCGGTCCCGATGCCGGGCAACCCGCTGCGATACGTCCTCATCTACGCCCTCGCCCTCCCCGAGGGTGTCGCCCTCATCGACACCGGGTGGAACACCGACGAATCCTGGCACGCCCTCGTCGACGGTCTGCACGCCACCGGACACGATGTGACCGATGTCCGGCACGTCTCCATCACCCACCTGCATCCCGATCACTTCGGCCTGGTCCCCCGACTGCTCGAACACACCGACCCGGTGCTCGCGATGCACCGCAACGATGCACGTCACCTGCACCACGTCACCGAGGCGGAGATCGAGCGACAGATCGACGGCGCGCAGCGGGAACTCGAGATCCACGGCGCGCCGACCGACGTCGTGGACACCGGATTCCGCGAGATCGCCCGCCTGCCGGACGGCCGCACCATGGATGTCGAACTCGACGACGGCGACCCCCTGGACCTTCCCGGCTGGAATGTCCGGGCGCTGTGGACGCCGGGACACACCGCGGGTCACCTCTGCTTTGTCGACGAGGATGCGGGTGTCATCTTCACCGGCGACCATCTCCTCCCCCGGATCAGCCCGAATGTGTCGACGAATCGTTTCCAGTCGCACAATCCGCTGTCGGAGTATCTGATCTCGTTGGCGAACACCGAGCATCTGCCCGACCTCGAGGCCCTGCCGTCACACGAGTACCGGTTCCGCGGGCTCGCCGACCGGGTGACCCACCTCCTCGCACATCATGAGGAACGACTCGACGAGATCACCGCGGCGGTCGTCGCCGAGCCGCAGAGCACGGCCTGGGACATCACCCGCTCGGTGACCTGGTCCCGTCCGTTCGAGCAACTGTCGGTCCCGCTCAGCCGGATGGCATTGGGCGAGACCAACGCACACCTCGTCGTCCTGCAGCAGCGGGGCATACTGACCCCCACCGAAGGCATACCGATCCGATGGACGGCGACACACGCCCCGTCCCCCACCGAAGTCAGGAGTCCCCGATGAGCGACGTGCTCACCGAGTTCGCCGACGGCGTCGCCGTCATCACGATCAACCGGCCCGAGGCGAAGAACGCAGTCAATCTGGCCGTCGCCGAGGGCATCGCGGCCGCGATCGACGAGCTCGAATCCCGCGACGACATCACCATCGGCATCCTCACCGGCGCCGGCAGCACGTTCTGCGCGGGGATGGACCTGAAGGCGTTCACCCGGGGCGAGAACGTCACGCTCCCGGGCCGCGGATTCGGCGGTCTCGCCGACTCCCCGCCGACCAAGCCGCTCATCGCCGCGGTCGAGGGCTGGGCGTTGGCCGGTGGCTGCGAACTCGCGTTGACCTCCGACCTCATCGTCGCCGCCCGGGACTCGAAGTTCGGCATCCCCGAGGTCAAGCGCGGACTGGCCGCGGCGGCCGGCGGTCTGCTGCGCCTGCCCAAGACTCTGCCCTATCAGCTGGCGATGGAGATGGCGCTCACGGGCGAACCGCTCAGCGCGGCACGCGCCCACGAGTTCGGCCTGGTCAACCGGCTGACCGAGCCCGGTGACGCGCTCGCCGGGGCCCGCGAGCTCGCCGCGACCATCGCGGCCAACGGCCCGCTGGCCGTGCGCGCGACCAAACAGGTCGTCTCGATGGCGATCCGCTACACCGACCCCGAGCTGATCAAGGCCCAGTGGGAGCACCTCGGTCCGGTCTTCGGCTCGGACGACGCGCAGGAGGGTGCGCGCGCCTTCGCCGAGAAGCGGGCACCCAACTGGACCGGCAAGTGACGGCGGGCCGGATTCACCCCGCACGATGACCCCTCGGGCCACCGACCATCCGTACGATCACTGAGGTGGACCTGCACCTCGTCACCTACTTCGTAGCGGTGGTGGATCATGGCGGGATCACCCGGGCGGCGCAGTCGCTCTACATCTCGCAGCCGTCGCTGTCGCAGGCGATCCGGACGCTCGAACGTCGCCTGGGGGTGACGCTGTTCGATCGGACGGGCCGTCGGCTGGAACTGACCGAGGCCGGCCGCAAACTCGACGTCGCGGCCCGGCGCATCCTGGCCGACGTCGACCGCGCGAAGGCCAAGGTGGAGGCGGTTCGTGAGCTCCGTGCCGGTCGGGTCGACATCGTCACGCACGCGGCGTTCAGCATCGATCCCCTGGTGGAGATGATCCGGGTGTTCCGCGAACGATTCCCGCGCCTCGCGGCGCGGGTCGTCGCGGCCGACGGGCCCAGTGGCGTGTTGGCGTCGTTGCGCAGTGGTGACGCCGAGGTCGGTCTGATGGATACCGAGGCCGAGCATGCGACATTCACCGCGATCTCACTCGGGACTCAGGAACTCGTGCTGACCGCCCCACCCGGGATCGGTGCGGATCTGGTCGATCCGGTGCCACGTCGGGCCGTGCGGTCCATCCCACTGGTGGTCGACAACGCCGACCCGGGCACCGCGGCCGTGCTCGGCGATCTCATCGACGACGATGCACGCAACGTGGTCGTCGACTGCGCACACCCCACGGCCACCTGGGATCTCGTCGAACGCGGCACCGGCGCCACGATCGCACCGCGTGTGGTCGCCGAGCAGCAGATGCCCGACGCACTCCGTCTGCGGCTCGACCCACCGTTGAGCCGGTCGTTCGGCCTGGTGCTGCGGTCGGGACGACCGTCGCCCGCGGCCATGGCGTTCATCGCGATCGCCAAGGGCCACGTCGGGATCAGCACGGACCCCACCGAGTTCGGCGCGTGGTAGACACATGGAACTCAGACAGGTCGAATATTTCCTCGCGGTGGTCGAGCACGAGGGCATCGGCGGCGCAGCAGGCGCCCTGGGTGTCGCACAACCCACTGTGTCACAGGCACTTCGGGCTCTCGAACGTGAGCTCGGCGTCCAGCTGTTCCACCGGATCGGTCGCGGGATGGTGCTGAGTTCGGCGGGCCGGACGATGGTCGGCCCGGCCCGGCAGATCGTGCGCGACGTCGGCGTGGTCGAGGATCTGTTGGCGGCATCGGAGGGGGAACTCACCGGGCGGCTGGAGATCCTGACGTTCCCGGCGATCGCGAGCGGCGCCATCGTCGAGTTGATCGCCGAGTTCCGTCGGCGCTATCCGCGGGTCGCGGTGCGATTCGGCGAGCTCCGCGACGAGACCCAGGCAGCGGCGGTCCTCGAGGACGGGCACTGCGAGTTCGTCGTCGCCCATCTCCCGATCGCCGGTGAGGGCCTCGAGGTGGTCGTGCTCGGCGAGCAGGAGTTCGTCCTGCTCTATCCGCCGGGGACCTCACTGCCGGACGGACCGATCGCGCTTCAGGATCTACCCACGTCCCCGATGGTGTTCGTGCCACGGGGTCAGTCGGTCGCCGACGAGATCGAGGAGCAGATCCGGGTCGGCGGCGTACGTCCACCGCTCGCGGTGCTCTCCGAACACCGGGAGGAACGACTTCCGATGGTGCTGGCCGGGATCGGCGGCACGATCGTCGAACGATCAGCCGCCGAGTCCGTCGCCGATCGGGCCGTCATGCGATCGGTCGAACCACGCATCGCGCGGCCGTTCGCGATCGCATACGACCCGGCCGCCCTGTCACCGGTGGGGCATGCGTTCGTGGAACTGCTCAGCGAGCAACCATCCGGTCCCTGAGGACCTGGTCGGCGGAACTCAGCCGACGTTCTCGAAGACGGCGGCGAGGCCCTGCCCGCCGCCGATGCACATGGTCTCCAGCCCGTATCGTGCGTCGCGGCGGCGCAATTCGCGGGCCAGCGAGGCCAGCATGCGAACGCCGGTGGCGCCGACGGGATGACCGAGCGAGATGCCCGAACCGTGCACGTTGGTCCGGTCGAAGTCGCCACCGGCACCGAATCGCCCGAAGCCCCATTCGCGGGTCACGGCGAGCGCCTGGGCCGCGAATGCCTCGTTCAGTTCGATGACGTCGATGTCGGTGAGCGTCAATCCCGCCTTCGCCAAGGCCTTCTCCGTCGCCGGCACCGGACCGATGCCCATCGTGCGTGGCGCGACCCCGGCCACGGCCCAGGACACCAGCCGCACCAGGGGACGCAGGCCGTGCTGCTGCGCCACGTCGGGTGTCGTCACGATGCACATCGCCGCCGCATCGTTCTGCCCGCTGGCGTTTCCCGCGGTCACCGTGGCGTCCGGGTCCGTTGTACCCATGATCGGCTTGAGCTTTGCCAGCGATTGCACCGAGACGTCGGGTCGCGGGTGTTCATCGGTGTCGATGATCTGGTCTCCGCCGCGGCCCCGGACAGTCACCGGGATGATCTCCTCGGCGAGGATGCCGTCCTTCTGCGCCCGGACGGCACGCAGATGTGATTCGACGGCGAGTTCGTCCTGCTCGGCGCGCGAGATCTCGTACTCCTTGCGGAGGTTCTCCGCGGTCTCGATCATGCCGCCGGGGACCGGGTAGTTCTTGCCACCGGCCGTCGACCGGGCGCGGACCAGGCTGTCGTGCATGGCGATTCCGGTTCGGGCGCCACCCCACCGCATGTCGACAGAGTAGAACGACGCGTTGCTCATCGACTCGGTACCGCCCGCGATCACCACGTCGTTGTCGCCGGCCGCGACCTGGAACGCCGCCTGGATGACGGCTTGCAGTCCCGAGCCGCATCGACGGTCGATGTGCATGCCGCCCACCGTGATCGGCAGCCCGGCGTCGAGCGCGACGACCCGACCGATGGCGGGCGCCTCGCTGTTGCCGTTGCAATGTCCGAGGACGACGTCGTCGACGAGTTCGGGTGCGAGTCCGGTGCGGTCGAGCAGGCCGCGCAAGGCGGTGACACCGAGATCGACCGCCGTCACGCCCTTGAACATCCCGCCGTAGCGCCCGATCGGGGTGCGGACCGGTTCGCAGATCACCACATCGCGCAGAACGGTGTCTTTCATTGCAGGCCTTTCTTGTTCGACGAGCCAGGAGATCGGCGGCGGGCAGGGGCGGTCACATGAACCGTCCGCCGGTCACCTCGAGCACGGTGCCGGTCATGTAGGAGGACATGTCGGACGCGAGGAACAGCGCGACCGAGGCGACCTCGTCGACTTCGCCCGCCCGCTTCATCGGGATCTCGGCCATCTTCTGATCCCACGCCTTCTGCGGCATCGCCTCGGTCATCGCCGATCGGATCAGTCCGGGCTGGATCGCGTTGACACGCACGCCATGATGCGCCATCTCCTTGGCCGCGGCCTTGGTCATGCCGACGATGCCCGCCTTGGCCGCGGAGTAGTTCGTCTGTCCCACCATGCCGACCTTCCCCGACAGCGACGAGATGTTCACGATCGCGCCGCGTTTGGCCTCGCGCATGATCGCGGCGGCCTTGCGGGTGCCGTTCCACGTCCCCTTGAGGTGTACCGCGATGACCAGATCGAAGTCGTCCTCGGTCATCGTGCGCATCGTCGCGTCCCGGGTGATGCCGGCGTTGTTGACCAGCACGTCGAGCGACCCGAAACCTTCGACCGCGTCGGCGAGCAGCGCATCGACCTGCTCGGCATCGACGACGTCGCAGCGCACGGCCCGCGCCACCCTGCCGCCGCCGAGCTTGTCGGCGGCGGCGGCCGCCGCGTCCAGGTCGAGGTCGCCGATCACCACCCGTGCGCCGGCCTCCACGAACGACCGCGCGATCTCGAAACCGATCCCCTGCGCGGCACCAGTGATCACCGCGGTGCGTCCGTCGAGCAGGGTCTGAGGTGCAGAAGGTGCCATGCGTCGGAATCTACCGGCCCGTGGCCGGATCCGACCCCGGCCGATCCATTCGTAACGCCTAACGGAGCGGTAGCGAGTTCGTAGTGGACTCGCCCACGAGTGGACGCCAGAGTGGGAGAATGACCAGCGTCATGAACACCTCAGCATCCACCTCCCAGGTCAGCGGCGAGGACTTCGCCGACATCCTCGCCGCGACACGTGAGTTCGTCCGCGAGAAGGTCGTGCCGCGCGAACAGGAGATCCTGGACAACGACGCCATCCCCGACGACATCCGGGCCACCGCCAAGGAGATGGGCCTCTTCGGGTATGC
This sequence is a window from Gordonia insulae. Protein-coding genes within it:
- a CDS encoding acetyl-CoA C-acetyltransferase; amino-acid sequence: MRDVVICEPVRTPIGRYGGMFKGVTAVDLGVTALRGLLDRTGLAPELVDDVVLGHCNGNSEAPAIGRVVALDAGLPITVGGMHIDRRCGSGLQAVIQAAFQVAAGDNDVVIAGGTESMSNASFYSVDMRWGGARTGIAMHDSLVRARSTAGGKNYPVPGGMIETAENLRKEYEISRAEQDELAVESHLRAVRAQKDGILAEEIIPVTVRGRGGDQIIDTDEHPRPDVSVQSLAKLKPIMGTTDPDATVTAGNASGQNDAAAMCIVTTPDVAQQHGLRPLVRLVSWAVAGVAPRTMGIGPVPATEKALAKAGLTLTDIDVIELNEAFAAQALAVTREWGFGRFGAGGDFDRTNVHGSGISLGHPVGATGVRMLASLARELRRRDARYGLETMCIGGGQGLAAVFENVG
- a CDS encoding LysR family transcriptional regulator yields the protein MDLHLVTYFVAVVDHGGITRAAQSLYISQPSLSQAIRTLERRLGVTLFDRTGRRLELTEAGRKLDVAARRILADVDRAKAKVEAVRELRAGRVDIVTHAAFSIDPLVEMIRVFRERFPRLAARVVAADGPSGVLASLRSGDAEVGLMDTEAEHATFTAISLGTQELVLTAPPGIGADLVDPVPRRAVRSIPLVVDNADPGTAAVLGDLIDDDARNVVVDCAHPTATWDLVERGTGATIAPRVVAEQQMPDALRLRLDPPLSRSFGLVLRSGRPSPAAMAFIAIAKGHVGISTDPTEFGAW
- a CDS encoding CaiB/BaiF CoA transferase family protein, encoding MDADHLSLPLAGITVVALEQAVAAPLATRHLADMGARVIKVERVGEGDFARNYDDVVHGLASHFVWLNRGKESLSLDLKSDSGRDVLRRLVARSDVFLQNLAPGAAARLGFGADDLRADHDGLIVVDMSGYGDAGPYRERKAYDMLVQAEAGLISVTGSADEVAKTGIPTSDIAAGMYALTSILGALVRRGSTGAGASISVSMFDATVEWMGHPMYMRLYGDRQIARSGVGHAAIVPYDRYPTSDGEILIGVQNDRGWRVLIADVLSRPDLADDPRYATNIDRVERRGEVDAAVAVETKRFTTAELDEKLAAAGIPAAEIRELDGVVAHPQLSERDRWRDVDTEAGPIRALLPPMTFADVELPMGPVPALGEHTETILRELDGDPH
- a CDS encoding crotonase/enoyl-CoA hydratase family protein, whose amino-acid sequence is MSDVLTEFADGVAVITINRPEAKNAVNLAVAEGIAAAIDELESRDDITIGILTGAGSTFCAGMDLKAFTRGENVTLPGRGFGGLADSPPTKPLIAAVEGWALAGGCELALTSDLIVAARDSKFGIPEVKRGLAAAAGGLLRLPKTLPYQLAMEMALTGEPLSAARAHEFGLVNRLTEPGDALAGARELAATIAANGPLAVRATKQVVSMAIRYTDPELIKAQWEHLGPVFGSDDAQEGARAFAEKRAPNWTGK
- a CDS encoding MBL fold metallo-hydrolase, whose amino-acid sequence is MTTIEVTGHRQREAWAEKVLPPVEEVRPGLWSIPVPMPGNPLRYVLIYALALPEGVALIDTGWNTDESWHALVDGLHATGHDVTDVRHVSITHLHPDHFGLVPRLLEHTDPVLAMHRNDARHLHHVTEAEIERQIDGAQRELEIHGAPTDVVDTGFREIARLPDGRTMDVELDDGDPLDLPGWNVRALWTPGHTAGHLCFVDEDAGVIFTGDHLLPRISPNVSTNRFQSHNPLSEYLISLANTEHLPDLEALPSHEYRFRGLADRVTHLLAHHEERLDEITAAVVAEPQSTAWDITRSVTWSRPFEQLSVPLSRMALGETNAHLVVLQQRGILTPTEGIPIRWTATHAPSPTEVRSPR
- a CDS encoding LysR family transcriptional regulator gives rise to the protein MELRQVEYFLAVVEHEGIGGAAGALGVAQPTVSQALRALERELGVQLFHRIGRGMVLSSAGRTMVGPARQIVRDVGVVEDLLAASEGELTGRLEILTFPAIASGAIVELIAEFRRRYPRVAVRFGELRDETQAAAVLEDGHCEFVVAHLPIAGEGLEVVVLGEQEFVLLYPPGTSLPDGPIALQDLPTSPMVFVPRGQSVADEIEEQIRVGGVRPPLAVLSEHREERLPMVLAGIGGTIVERSAAESVADRAVMRSVEPRIARPFAIAYDPAALSPVGHAFVELLSEQPSGP
- the fabG gene encoding 3-oxoacyl-ACP reductase FabG; protein product: MAPSAPQTLLDGRTAVITGAAQGIGFEIARSFVEAGARVVIGDLDLDAAAAAADKLGGGRVARAVRCDVVDAEQVDALLADAVEGFGSLDVLVNNAGITRDATMRTMTEDDFDLVIAVHLKGTWNGTRKAAAIMREAKRGAIVNISSLSGKVGMVGQTNYSAAKAGIVGMTKAAAKEMAHHGVRVNAIQPGLIRSAMTEAMPQKAWDQKMAEIPMKRAGEVDEVASVALFLASDMSSYMTGTVLEVTGGRFM